From Desulfuromonas soudanensis, the proteins below share one genomic window:
- a CDS encoding protein-L-isoaspartate(D-aspartate) O-methyltransferase: MNFSIARRRMVERQVQGQGVKDPRVIEAMLQIPRHLFVEEAFQSQAYGDFSLPIGDRQTISQPSTVGVMTEALLLQGGERVLEIGTGSGYQAAILSRIAGKVYTLERIALLARRARRVIDSLGCVNVNIRVTDGTQGWDEEAPFDAIIVTAGAPSVPDQYRDQLAIGGRLVIPVGNRGDQVLMRITKVAEGQFTEERLIDCRFVPLIGRHGWQEGES; encoded by the coding sequence ATGAATTTTTCCATTGCGCGGCGCCGGATGGTGGAGCGGCAGGTCCAGGGGCAGGGAGTCAAAGATCCCAGGGTGATCGAGGCCATGCTGCAGATCCCCCGTCACCTTTTTGTCGAAGAGGCGTTTCAAAGTCAGGCCTACGGCGATTTTTCCCTCCCGATCGGGGACCGGCAGACCATCTCCCAGCCATCGACGGTCGGCGTGATGACCGAAGCCCTGCTGCTGCAGGGGGGGGAGAGGGTCCTTGAAATCGGCACCGGATCGGGGTACCAGGCGGCAATCCTGTCGCGAATCGCCGGCAAGGTCTATACCCTGGAGAGGATCGCCCTCCTGGCCCGCCGGGCCCGCCGCGTCATCGACAGCCTCGGCTGTGTCAACGTCAATATCCGGGTGACCGACGGAACCCAGGGGTGGGACGAGGAGGCGCCCTTCGACGCCATCATCGTGACCGCCGGAGCCCCTTCGGTCCCTGACCAATATCGGGACCAACTGGCCATCGGCGGCCGGCTGGTGATTCCCGTCGGCAACCGGGGAGATCAGGTTCTGATGCGGATCACCAAGGTCGCCGAGGGACAGTTCACCGAAGAGCGTCTCATCGATTGCCGCTTTGTCCCGCTCATTGGCCGTCACGGCTGGCAGGAAGGGGAGAGCTGA
- the surE gene encoding 5'/3'-nucleotidase SurE, which yields MLILVTNDDGVHSPGIISLATHLSALGRVVVVAPDRERSAVGHALTLHSPLRAELIRPDVFAVDGTPTDCVHLGIHGLLDERPDLVVSGINRGANLGDDITYSGTVSAAMEATLMGVPAFAVSLAGDSYTLDDFDGAGAFAVRLARMILDQGLPPDTFFNVNVPPGVAEGIRLTRQGKRIYGDVVVEKIDPRGKKYYWIGAGELGFQNEEGTDFHAIFERCISVTPLHLDLTNYRSFESLACWGLENINDADPCLF from the coding sequence TTGCTGATTCTGGTTACCAACGACGATGGCGTTCACTCCCCCGGAATCATCAGTCTGGCCACTCACCTGTCGGCACTCGGCCGGGTGGTCGTCGTGGCCCCGGACCGCGAGAGAAGCGCCGTCGGCCACGCCCTGACCCTTCACTCCCCCCTGCGCGCCGAACTGATCCGCCCCGACGTCTTCGCCGTCGACGGCACCCCCACCGACTGCGTTCATCTCGGCATCCATGGTCTCCTCGACGAGCGTCCCGACCTGGTGGTGTCGGGGATCAATCGCGGCGCGAACCTCGGCGACGACATCACCTATTCGGGGACGGTTTCTGCGGCGATGGAGGCAACTCTGATGGGGGTCCCCGCCTTCGCCGTCTCCCTGGCGGGGGATTCCTATACGCTGGACGATTTCGACGGCGCCGGAGCCTTTGCCGTCAGGCTCGCTAGAATGATTCTCGATCAGGGACTCCCTCCGGACACCTTTTTCAACGTCAATGTCCCCCCCGGCGTCGCCGAAGGGATTCGACTCACCCGGCAGGGGAAGCGGATTTACGGCGATGTGGTCGTGGAGAAGATCGATCCGCGGGGGAAAAAATACTACTGGATAGGGGCCGGCGAACTCGGTTTTCAGAACGAGGAGGGCACGGACTTCCATGCCATTTTTGAAAGGTGCATCTCCGTGACGCCGCTGCATCTCGATCTGACGAATTATCGATCCTTTGAAAGTCTGGCCTGCTGGGGGTTGGAAAATATCAACGATGCAGATCCCTGTCTCTTTTGA
- a CDS encoding MerR family transcriptional regulator: MSSPSSMDDKIPDKLFFKIGEVAALTGVKAHVLRYWESEFVQFRLKKSTSNQRLYRRKDIDLVLLLKDLLYEQGFTLAGAKKKLDEGGADDAEPETEAFSGKVCRDLLLEIREELRALRNSIQTSP; the protein is encoded by the coding sequence TTGTCTTCCCCTTCGTCGATGGACGACAAGATTCCGGACAAGCTTTTTTTCAAGATCGGCGAGGTGGCCGCCCTTACCGGGGTCAAGGCACACGTGCTGCGCTACTGGGAGTCGGAGTTCGTTCAATTCCGGCTCAAAAAAAGTACCAGCAACCAGAGACTCTATCGCCGCAAGGACATCGACCTCGTTCTGCTGCTCAAGGACCTCCTCTACGAGCAGGGTTTCACCCTCGCCGGCGCCAAAAAAAAGCTCGACGAAGGCGGCGCAGACGATGCGGAGCCGGAAACCGAAGCTTTTTCCGGCAAGGTGTGCCGCGACCTTCTGCTGGAAATCCGCGAAGAACTCCGCGCCTTGAGGAACTCCATCCAAACCTCCCCCTGA
- a CDS encoding integration host factor subunit alpha, whose protein sequence is MTKADLIESVYLKTGFSKKESAEIVEMVFDLMKNTLEDGDKIKIAGFGNFVVKDKATRRGRNPQTGDEIEISSRRILTFKPSQVLKSAINGEE, encoded by the coding sequence ATGACTAAGGCGGACCTTATTGAAAGTGTTTATCTGAAAACCGGTTTTTCCAAGAAGGAATCCGCCGAAATCGTCGAGATGGTTTTCGACCTGATGAAGAACACTTTGGAAGACGGCGACAAAATCAAGATCGCCGGTTTCGGCAATTTCGTAGTCAAGGACAAGGCGACCCGCCGCGGCCGCAATCCGCAGACCGGTGACGAAATCGAAATTTCCTCCCGGAGAATTCTCACCTTCAAACCCAGCCAGGTGCTGAAAAGCGCCATCAACGGGGAAGAGTAG
- the pheT gene encoding phenylalanine--tRNA ligase subunit beta, protein MIVTYNWLKEFVDFDLAPEELSHRLTMAGLEVDAMEVIGGGLDSVIVARLASVEAHPEADRLTLCQVETGSGTVQVVCGARNHRAGDLIALAQVGSVLPGDFKIKKSKIRGVESLGMLCSEKELGLAEESEGILILPAGLPLGKPVFEALGLKDVRFELGLTPNRADCLSVVGVAREVAAMVGRPLHLPVAELQETGPAIGSLTSVTVDEPALCPRYAARLIRGVTVGPSPDWLVRRLDAVGQRSINNVVDVTNLLLMELGHPLHAFDFNLLRGKKIVVRQAGDGEVFTTLDSQERTLKKGDLTICDGIGPVALAGIMGGENSEIQPDTRDILLESAYFNPPTIRRTSKRLGIHTESSHRFERGADVDIVPLALDRAAALILQVAGGEIASGRIDNYPQKMGERKLRIEGRLTNEILGLKLELSEIQRLLRSIGLDAEPAPDAPEEALQVIVPFSRHDLEREIDLVEEVARLNGYDRIPVTMPVSRMICHLSGGRQRGVARIRDAVVARGFSEVINYSFVSPTAWDRIALEAGDARRRTVKILNPLNEEQSVMRTSLVPSLLETVSRNLAYRTRDLQLFELRPVFLPRDGEELPDERRRLVMALCGRRAPEGWTQGGAMVDFYDLKGVVEDLLDYFRVDKVLWPVDAREPYLHPGKSCRIESAGALLGTLGEVHPVVLQNYDIDTPVYLLDLDIEAFLSVSRESEGFRPLSRFPDVSRDSALLVDESVTAQMLFDAVAAVRGKLVEDFVLFDLYRGKGVPEGKKSLAIRVRYRSLEKTLTEEEIAKAHGKIIRALEEKLGAEVR, encoded by the coding sequence ATGATCGTAACCTACAACTGGCTGAAAGAATTTGTCGATTTTGACCTGGCTCCCGAGGAACTCTCCCACCGCCTGACCATGGCCGGTCTCGAAGTCGACGCCATGGAAGTCATCGGCGGAGGGCTCGACAGTGTCATTGTCGCCCGTCTGGCCTCCGTGGAAGCGCACCCGGAAGCCGACCGCCTGACCCTGTGCCAGGTCGAAACGGGAAGCGGCACAGTCCAGGTGGTTTGCGGCGCCCGCAACCACAGGGCCGGAGACCTCATCGCCCTCGCCCAGGTCGGGTCGGTTCTCCCCGGGGATTTCAAGATCAAAAAATCCAAAATCCGCGGCGTCGAGTCGCTGGGAATGCTCTGCAGCGAAAAGGAACTCGGTCTGGCCGAAGAGTCGGAGGGGATCCTCATCCTCCCCGCCGGTCTCCCTCTCGGCAAGCCGGTCTTCGAAGCCCTGGGTCTCAAGGATGTCCGTTTTGAACTGGGGCTGACTCCCAACCGCGCCGATTGCCTGAGCGTCGTCGGCGTGGCGCGCGAAGTCGCCGCGATGGTCGGCCGCCCCCTGCATTTGCCGGTGGCCGAACTGCAGGAGACCGGACCGGCCATCGGTTCGCTGACCTCGGTCACCGTGGATGAGCCCGCACTCTGTCCGCGCTACGCCGCCCGTCTCATCCGCGGAGTGACCGTCGGTCCCTCTCCCGACTGGCTGGTACGCCGTCTCGATGCCGTCGGCCAGCGGTCCATCAACAACGTGGTCGATGTGACCAATTTGCTGCTGATGGAACTCGGCCATCCCCTCCATGCCTTTGACTTCAACCTGCTGCGCGGGAAGAAAATCGTCGTCCGGCAGGCCGGGGACGGGGAGGTCTTCACCACCCTCGACAGTCAGGAGCGCACCCTTAAAAAGGGGGACCTGACCATCTGCGACGGGATCGGTCCCGTCGCCCTGGCGGGGATCATGGGGGGAGAGAACTCGGAAATCCAGCCCGACACCCGGGATATCCTCCTTGAAAGCGCCTATTTCAACCCGCCGACGATCCGCCGCACCAGCAAGCGCCTCGGCATCCACACCGAATCCTCCCACCGCTTCGAGCGCGGCGCCGACGTCGACATCGTCCCCCTGGCTCTGGACCGCGCCGCGGCCCTGATTCTCCAGGTGGCCGGCGGCGAGATCGCTTCCGGCCGGATCGACAACTATCCCCAGAAGATGGGGGAGCGCAAGCTGCGGATCGAAGGACGGCTCACCAACGAGATTCTCGGGCTCAAGCTCGAGCTTTCGGAAATCCAGCGTCTGCTGCGTTCCATCGGGCTCGATGCCGAGCCCGCACCCGATGCGCCGGAGGAGGCGCTGCAGGTCATCGTCCCCTTCTCCCGCCACGACCTGGAGCGGGAAATCGATCTGGTCGAGGAGGTCGCCCGCCTTAACGGCTACGATCGGATTCCCGTGACCATGCCCGTCAGCCGGATGATCTGCCACCTCTCCGGGGGGCGCCAGCGGGGGGTGGCCAGGATTCGCGATGCCGTGGTGGCCAGGGGATTCTCGGAAGTCATCAACTACTCCTTCGTCTCCCCTACGGCCTGGGACCGCATCGCCCTGGAGGCCGGGGATGCCCGGCGCCGGACGGTGAAGATCCTCAACCCTCTCAACGAGGAACAGTCCGTCATGCGCACCTCCCTGGTGCCGAGCCTCCTCGAGACGGTGTCGCGCAATCTCGCCTACCGCACCCGGGACCTGCAGCTCTTTGAACTGCGCCCGGTATTCCTCCCCCGCGACGGCGAAGAGCTTCCGGACGAGCGGCGCCGCCTCGTCATGGCCCTCTGCGGCCGGCGTGCCCCCGAAGGATGGACGCAAGGGGGGGCGATGGTCGATTTCTACGATCTCAAGGGGGTGGTCGAGGACCTCCTCGATTATTTCCGGGTCGACAAGGTCCTCTGGCCGGTCGATGCCCGGGAGCCGTATCTCCATCCGGGGAAGTCATGCCGGATCGAGTCCGCCGGGGCGCTTCTCGGGACCCTCGGGGAGGTTCATCCCGTCGTGCTCCAGAACTACGACATCGACACCCCGGTCTACCTGCTCGACCTGGACATCGAGGCGTTTCTCTCCGTGAGTCGTGAATCGGAAGGTTTCCGGCCGCTCTCCCGATTCCCCGACGTCTCTCGAGACAGCGCTCTTTTGGTCGACGAATCGGTGACGGCCCAGATGCTCTTTGATGCCGTTGCCGCCGTCCGCGGGAAGCTGGTGGAGGATTTTGTTCTCTTCGACCTCTATCGCGGCAAGGGGGTCCCGGAAGGAAAGAAGAGTCTGGCCATCAGGGTCCGTTACCGCAGTCTGGAAAAGACCCTCACCGAGGAGGAAATCGCCAAGGCCCATGGCAAAATCATTCGGGCTCTCGAGGAAAAACTGGGGGCTGAAGTCCGCTGA
- the pheS gene encoding phenylalanine--tRNA ligase subunit alpha, which yields MKARLEEMLVAARSALSAAGVESELQEGRVRFLGKKGELTAIMKGMGGLSAEERPVVGALANTVKEEIEALFESRLLELREVEIARRLASERIDVSLPGRRLYAGSKHPITLVTEEIVEIFSSLGFGVEEGPEIEKDFYNFEALNMPKDHPARDMQDTFYISDDVVLRTHTSPVQIRTMLKQAPPVRVIAPGTVYRRDSDITHSPMFHQVEGFLVDRNVSFGDLKGILTTFLAQFFGKGIDVRFRPSFFPFTEPSAEVDIQCVICGGKGCRVCKNSGWLEILGSGMIDPEVFKSVDYDAKAYSGFAFGMGLERLAMLKYGVNDLRLFFENDLRFLKQF from the coding sequence ATGAAGGCAAGACTTGAAGAAATGTTGGTAGCGGCCCGCTCGGCTCTCTCTGCAGCCGGAGTTGAATCGGAGCTGCAGGAGGGACGGGTTCGCTTTCTCGGCAAGAAGGGGGAGCTGACGGCCATCATGAAGGGTATGGGGGGGCTTTCCGCCGAGGAGCGTCCGGTGGTAGGGGCCCTGGCCAATACCGTCAAGGAAGAGATCGAGGCTCTCTTCGAAAGCCGCCTCCTTGAATTGCGGGAGGTGGAGATCGCCCGTCGTCTGGCCAGTGAGCGCATCGACGTCTCCCTCCCGGGACGCCGCCTCTATGCCGGATCGAAGCATCCGATCACCCTGGTGACGGAGGAGATCGTCGAAATCTTTTCCTCCCTCGGTTTCGGCGTCGAAGAGGGCCCGGAAATCGAAAAAGATTTCTACAACTTTGAAGCACTCAACATGCCGAAGGATCATCCCGCCCGCGACATGCAGGACACCTTCTACATCTCCGACGACGTCGTGTTGCGCACCCACACCTCGCCGGTGCAGATCCGCACCATGCTCAAACAGGCTCCGCCCGTGCGCGTCATCGCCCCGGGGACCGTCTATCGTCGCGATTCGGACATCACTCACAGTCCGATGTTCCACCAGGTCGAGGGGTTTCTCGTCGATCGCAACGTCAGTTTCGGCGACCTGAAGGGGATCCTGACCACCTTTCTGGCGCAATTTTTCGGCAAGGGGATCGATGTCCGTTTCCGGCCGTCCTTTTTCCCCTTCACCGAGCCGAGCGCCGAGGTCGACATTCAGTGCGTGATCTGCGGCGGCAAGGGGTGCCGGGTCTGCAAAAATTCCGGATGGCTGGAAATCCTCGGCAGCGGCATGATCGACCCCGAGGTCTTCAAATCGGTGGATTACGACGCCAAAGCCTACAGCGGGTTCGCCTTCGGGATGGGACTCGAGCGCCTCGCCATGCTCAAATACGGGGTCAACGACCTGCGGTTGTTCTTCGAAAACGACCTGCGCTTCCTGAAGCAATTCTAG
- the rplT gene encoding 50S ribosomal protein L20 translates to MPRVKRGFKARRRRNKVLNLAKGYRGARSKLFRSAAEAVDRALNYAFRDRKVKKRDFRALWIARINAASRDNGLSYSRLVFGLKKAEIGLDRKILAQLAVVDPKGFSAVVEKAKAQLP, encoded by the coding sequence ATGCCGAGAGTAAAAAGAGGATTCAAAGCGAGACGCAGAAGAAACAAGGTCCTGAATCTGGCCAAGGGCTACCGTGGTGCCCGGAGCAAGCTGTTCCGCAGCGCCGCCGAGGCGGTCGACCGCGCGCTCAACTACGCTTTCCGCGACCGCAAGGTCAAGAAGCGTGATTTCCGCGCTCTGTGGATTGCCCGGATCAACGCGGCTTCCCGGGACAATGGACTGTCCTACAGCCGCCTGGTCTTCGGTCTGAAAAAGGCCGAGATCGGTCTGGATCGTAAGATTCTGGCCCAGCTCGCCGTCGTCGACCCCAAGGGGTTCAGCGCCGTCGTCGAGAAAGCCAAGGCCCAGCTTCCGTAG
- the rpmI gene encoding 50S ribosomal protein L35, with protein sequence MPKIKTNRGAAKRFRKTGTGKIRRNKAFTSHILTKKTTKRKRELRQGSIVSAVDHKNISRLIPYM encoded by the coding sequence ATGCCCAAAATCAAAACCAATCGCGGTGCGGCCAAGCGCTTTCGCAAGACCGGAACCGGCAAGATCCGTCGCAACAAGGCCTTCACCAGCCACATTCTGACCAAGAAGACCACCAAGCGCAAGCGTGAGCTTCGTCAGGGGTCCATCGTCAGCGCCGTCGATCACAAGAATATCAGCCGTCTGATCCCCTACATGTAA
- the infC gene encoding translation initiation factor IF-3 encodes MAKQETNINRAIRAKEVRVVDDEGGQLGILTLADALAAAAERGLDLVEVSPSAEPPVCRIMDYGKYKYQASKRAAEAKKKVARVELKEVKMRPKTEEHDFQFKLKNARRFLEEGNKVKATVMFRGREVTHPEFGRRLLIRMAEEVKDIGVVESHASMSGRFMTMVIGPLKK; translated from the coding sequence ATAGCTAAGCAAGAGACCAACATCAATCGCGCGATTCGCGCTAAGGAAGTCCGTGTCGTCGATGACGAGGGTGGACAGCTCGGTATCCTGACTCTGGCCGACGCTCTTGCCGCCGCTGCGGAGCGGGGCCTCGATCTTGTAGAGGTTTCGCCGAGCGCGGAGCCGCCGGTCTGCCGGATCATGGATTACGGCAAATACAAGTATCAGGCGAGCAAGCGGGCAGCCGAAGCGAAGAAGAAGGTCGCCCGGGTCGAGCTCAAGGAAGTCAAGATGCGGCCCAAGACCGAGGAGCACGATTTTCAGTTCAAGCTGAAAAACGCCCGCCGATTCCTCGAGGAAGGCAACAAGGTCAAGGCGACCGTGATGTTCCGCGGCCGGGAAGTGACCCATCCGGAATTCGGACGCAGACTTCTGATCAGGATGGCCGAAGAGGTCAAGGATATTGGCGTGGTCGAGTCCCATGCCAGCATGTCCGGCCGTTTCATGACCATGGTTATCGGTCCGTTGAAGAAGTAG
- the thrS gene encoding threonine--tRNA ligase: MVRIELPDGSIKELPAGSTSLDVARTIGERLAQQAVAARVDGQLVDVGAPLDKDARVELVTLTSRDGLEVYRHSTAHLMAHAVKDIFGDKVQVTIGPSIENGFYYDFFSPEHIFTPEDFERIEARMDELAKANLAITREEVSRDSAIAMFRDMGEAYKVKLIEDLPNETVSLYRQGDFVDLCRGPHLPSTGHIKAFKLTSVAGAYWRGDEKNAMLQRLYATAFPDKKELRTYLARLEEARKRDHRKLGRELDLFSFSEEAGAGLVIWHPKGAMLRTLLEDFERKEHLRRGYDIVMGPQILKTELWKISGHYENYRENMYFTEIDEQSYGIKPMNCLAHMLIYKSKMRSYRDLPLRYFELGTVHRHEKSGVLHGLLRVRGFTQDDAHILCAPEQLDGEIKGVLRFVQDVMAIFGFEYEMEISTRPEKSIGSDADWARATAALMGALKDSGVPFEINEGDGAFYGPKIDIKLKDALDRRWQCATIQCDFTLPDRFDLTYVGSDGEKHRPVMVHRVILGAIERFIGVLIEHFAGNFPLWISPVQAVVVNVTDAQAEYSEEVFATLRAQGVRVQKDLRNEKLGFKIREAQLEKIPYMLVIGDKEKETGTLAPRHRSGKNLDPMTPDEFIRFVQDECRQYH; encoded by the coding sequence ATGGTGCGTATTGAGTTGCCCGACGGCTCCATTAAAGAACTCCCCGCGGGGAGCACCTCCCTCGATGTCGCCCGGACCATCGGCGAGCGTCTCGCCCAGCAGGCCGTCGCCGCCAGGGTCGACGGTCAGCTGGTCGACGTCGGTGCCCCCCTGGATAAGGACGCCCGCGTCGAACTGGTCACCCTTACCTCCCGTGACGGACTTGAAGTCTATCGCCACTCCACCGCGCACCTCATGGCCCACGCCGTCAAGGATATTTTCGGCGACAAGGTCCAGGTGACGATCGGCCCCTCCATCGAAAACGGCTTTTACTACGATTTCTTCAGCCCCGAGCATATTTTCACCCCCGAGGATTTCGAGCGCATCGAGGCGCGGATGGACGAGCTGGCCAAGGCCAATCTCGCCATCACCCGCGAGGAGGTCAGTCGCGACAGCGCCATCGCCATGTTCCGCGATATGGGGGAGGCCTACAAGGTCAAGCTGATCGAGGATCTCCCCAACGAGACCGTGTCCCTCTACCGCCAGGGAGACTTCGTCGACCTCTGCCGCGGTCCCCATCTCCCCTCCACCGGCCACATCAAGGCCTTCAAGCTGACCAGCGTCGCCGGCGCCTATTGGCGGGGTGACGAAAAGAACGCCATGCTGCAGCGCCTCTATGCCACGGCGTTTCCGGACAAGAAGGAGCTGAGGACCTATCTGGCCCGGCTCGAGGAGGCGCGCAAGCGCGATCACCGCAAGCTCGGCCGCGAGCTCGATCTCTTCTCCTTCAGCGAGGAAGCCGGCGCCGGCCTGGTGATCTGGCATCCCAAGGGGGCGATGCTGCGCACCCTGCTCGAGGATTTCGAGCGCAAGGAGCATCTGCGCCGCGGGTACGACATCGTCATGGGTCCGCAGATCCTGAAGACCGAGCTGTGGAAGATTTCCGGACACTACGAAAACTACCGCGAGAACATGTATTTCACCGAGATCGATGAGCAGAGTTACGGCATCAAGCCGATGAACTGCCTCGCTCACATGCTGATCTACAAGTCGAAGATGCGCTCCTACCGTGACCTGCCGCTGCGCTATTTCGAACTCGGCACGGTGCACCGCCATGAGAAGTCCGGGGTGCTCCACGGCCTTCTGCGGGTGCGGGGATTCACCCAGGATGACGCCCATATCCTCTGTGCCCCCGAGCAGCTCGACGGCGAGATCAAAGGGGTATTGCGCTTTGTTCAGGACGTGATGGCGATCTTCGGTTTCGAATACGAAATGGAGATTTCCACCCGTCCCGAGAAGTCCATCGGCAGCGACGCGGACTGGGCGCGGGCCACGGCCGCCTTGATGGGCGCTCTCAAGGACTCCGGCGTTCCCTTCGAGATCAACGAGGGGGACGGGGCATTTTACGGTCCCAAGATCGACATCAAGCTCAAGGACGCTCTTGACAGGCGTTGGCAATGTGCTACAATCCAATGCGATTTCACGCTTCCGGACCGTTTTGATCTCACCTATGTTGGGAGTGACGGCGAAAAACACCGTCCGGTCATGGTCCATCGGGTCATCCTTGGAGCCATCGAGCGGTTCATCGGTGTGTTGATCGAGCATTTTGCCGGCAACTTCCCCCTCTGGATCTCTCCCGTACAGGCCGTTGTCGTCAACGTGACCGATGCCCAGGCCGAATATTCCGAGGAGGTCTTCGCAACCTTGCGTGCCCAGGGGGTGCGGGTGCAGAAGGATCTTCGCAACGAGAAACTCGGCTTCAAGATCCGCGAAGCGCAGTTGGAAAAAATCCCTTACATGCTTGTGATCGGGGACAAGGAAAAAGAAACCGGAACCCTGGCACCCCGCCACCGTTCGGGCAAGAATCTTGACCCCATGACGCCTGACGAGTTCATCCGCTTCGTCCAGGATGAGTGCAGGCAATACCACTAG
- a CDS encoding aminopeptidase, with protein MDKARKLTPSLVPRTLLWVSVLGLLAACGDAGYYAQCVRGQLSLMAKREPINRILEAPNTAPELRSHLGKVLAMRDFASSELLLPDNGSYRSYADLGRPYAVWNVVATPEFSLTPQQWCFPVAGCVSYRGYFSLKGAKRFAEKLKGEGGDVYLYGVDAYSTLNWFDDPVLNTFSRRPEANLAGLIFHELAHQQLYVRGDSSFNEAFAKTVELEGVERWLRRNGDEEAQRLYGEAYRREEEFIHLLQQVRDRLLALYASPLDREAMQSGKEKLFAQLREEYGELKESWGGFAGYDPWFKGDLNNARLVSVGTYRDLVPVFRLLLRQEGGDLAAFYRRAAAIGRLAPPQRTALLGKLLAGARKEKVAAAGKKIVQSY; from the coding sequence ATGGACAAAGCTCGGAAGCTAACGCCATCGCTCGTCCCCCGGACCCTGCTGTGGGTCTCGGTTCTCGGCCTCCTCGCCGCCTGCGGCGACGCAGGCTATTACGCCCAGTGCGTCCGTGGACAGCTGTCGTTGATGGCCAAGCGGGAGCCGATCAACAGGATTCTGGAGGCGCCGAACACTGCCCCGGAACTCAGGAGTCACCTTGGGAAGGTGCTGGCCATGCGCGACTTTGCCAGCAGCGAACTCCTCCTTCCCGACAACGGCAGCTATCGCAGTTACGCCGACCTGGGGCGTCCCTACGCGGTGTGGAACGTGGTCGCAACGCCGGAATTTTCCCTGACCCCCCAACAGTGGTGCTTCCCGGTGGCCGGCTGCGTCAGCTATCGCGGCTATTTTTCCCTGAAGGGGGCAAAGCGTTTCGCCGAGAAGCTCAAGGGGGAGGGGGGGGACGTCTATCTCTACGGCGTCGATGCCTACTCCACTCTCAACTGGTTCGATGACCCGGTTCTCAATACCTTCAGCCGTCGGCCGGAGGCGAATCTGGCCGGACTGATCTTTCACGAACTGGCACATCAGCAACTCTACGTGCGGGGCGATTCCTCCTTCAACGAGGCCTTTGCCAAAACCGTGGAGCTTGAAGGGGTGGAGCGCTGGCTGCGCCGGAACGGCGACGAGGAAGCGCAGCGGCTCTACGGAGAAGCTTACCGGCGCGAAGAGGAATTCATCCATCTTCTGCAGCAGGTTCGCGACCGCCTCCTCGCCCTTTATGCTTCGCCCCTGGACCGGGAGGCGATGCAGTCCGGCAAGGAAAAACTCTTTGCCCAGCTGCGGGAAGAATACGGGGAGCTCAAGGAAAGTTGGGGGGGATTCGCCGGATATGATCCCTGGTTCAAGGGAGACCTCAATAACGCCCGCCTGGTTTCCGTCGGCACTTATCGTGACCTGGTCCCGGTCTTCCGCCTTCTGTTGCGCCAGGAAGGGGGAGACCTGGCGGCTTTTTACCGGCGGGCCGCCGCCATTGGCCGGCTGGCACCGCCGCAGCGCACGGCGCTGCTGGGAAAACTCCTGGCCGGAGCCCGGAAGGAAAAGGTCGCTGCAGCAGGCAAAAAAATAGTCCAGTCCTACTGA
- a CDS encoding VF530 family protein yields the protein MNEQQTREPLHGVTLEQIVKSLVEFYGWEELGKCLDIKCFTLNPSVKSSLKFLRKTPWARRKVEHLYLASKKSDV from the coding sequence ATGAATGAACAACAAACGCGCGAACCGCTGCATGGCGTGACCCTGGAGCAGATCGTAAAGAGCCTGGTGGAATTTTATGGCTGGGAGGAGCTGGGCAAATGCCTCGACATCAAGTGCTTCACCCTCAACCCCTCGGTGAAGTCGAGCCTCAAATTCCTGCGGAAGACCCCCTGGGCAAGGAGGAAGGTCGAGCACCTCTACCTCGCTTCGAAAAAGAGTGATGTATGA